Proteins encoded within one genomic window of Crocosphaera sp. UHCC 0190:
- a CDS encoding type II toxin-antitoxin system HicB family antitoxin: protein MLERPSLDYFLSLKYPISIYPEDEGGYTALITDLPGCITQGETLEEVVINIEEARELWIETVYYSGKKEIPLPSRKMKKSRYNID, encoded by the coding sequence ATGTTAGAACGTCCGTCTTTAGACTATTTTTTATCCCTTAAATATCCTATCTCAATTTACCCTGAAGATGAGGGGGGATATACTGCTTTAATTACCGATTTACCAGGGTGTATAACGCAAGGAGAGACATTAGAAGAAGTTGTCATTAATATTGAGGAAGCAAGAGAATTATGGATAGAAACCGTTTATTATAGTGGCAAAAAAGAGATTCCTTTACCCTCAAGAAAAATGAAAAAAAGTCGCTATAATATCGATTAA
- a CDS encoding DUF6883 domain-containing protein gives MDQNSQSSDPLPMARYAEIDPRKFTEYSMNPSNPNNQGKSKAFQALGYNIDSPQSRQIAVQLIINQIRSELEQISAILDEPSPYGTRFTVIISITGLNNRKGKLVTKWQIDNNQTIPRLITNWLEVLK, from the coding sequence ATGGATCAAAATTCGCAATCTAGTGATCCCTTACCAATGGCGAGATATGCCGAGATTGATCCTCGCAAGTTTACAGAATATTCTATGAATCCATCCAACCCTAATAATCAGGGAAAATCGAAAGCCTTTCAAGCACTTGGTTATAATATAGACAGTCCCCAAAGTCGTCAAATAGCAGTTCAATTGATTATTAATCAAATACGTTCAGAATTAGAACAGATTTCAGCTATTTTGGATGAACCGAGTCCATACGGGACTAGATTTACTGTTATTATATCTATAACTGGTCTTAATAATCGTAAGGGTAAATTAGTAACAAAATGGCAAATTGACAACAATCAAACTATCCCTAGATTAATCACAAATTGGCTGGAAGTTCTTAAATAA
- a CDS encoding transposase codes for MNLYQNQYRTKSIRLPNRDYTQNGWYFVTICTYKKINYFGDIINTKMQRSPIGDIAQQYWVEIPQHHQNIFIDTFIIMPNHIHGIIIIENPKSRCRDVAGNVSTQTMINDEYNLPKVMSQISPKAGSLSTIIRSYKSAVTRWCGQNKYNNFAWQPRFYDHIIRNDGSLERIREYIINNPIKWEEDKNNPINLWI; via the coding sequence ATGAATTTATATCAAAACCAATATCGTACTAAGTCTATTCGATTACCCAATAGAGACTATACTCAAAATGGATGGTATTTTGTCACAATTTGTACTTATAAAAAAATTAATTATTTTGGCGATATTATTAATACTAAAATGCAGCGATCGCCAATAGGTGACATTGCACAGCAATATTGGGTAGAAATTCCTCAACACCATCAGAATATATTTATTGATACTTTTATTATTATGCCTAATCATATTCATGGAATTATCATTATTGAAAATCCTAAATCCAGATGTAGAGACGTTGCAGGCAACGTCTCTACACAAACCATGATTAATGATGAATATAATTTACCTAAAGTCATGTCACAAATATCACCCAAAGCAGGGTCATTAAGTACCATAATTCGATCCTATAAATCTGCTGTTACCCGTTGGTGTGGTCAAAATAAATATAACAATTTTGCCTGGCAACCTAGATTTTATGATCATATTATTCGTAATGATGGATCATTAGAGCGAATCAGAGAATATATTATTAATAATCCGATTAAATGGGAAGAAGATAAAAATAATCCTATAAATTTATGGATATAA